In Rhinopithecus roxellana isolate Shanxi Qingling chromosome 4, ASM756505v1, whole genome shotgun sequence, a single genomic region encodes these proteins:
- the CFB gene encoding complement factor B, translating into MGSNLSPQLCLMPFILGLLSGGVTTTPLSLARPQGSCSLEGVEIKGGSFRLLQEGQALEYMCPSGFYPYPVQTRTCRSTGSWSTMQTQDQKTVKKAECRAIRCPRPQDFENGEYRPRSPYYNVSDEISFHCYDGYTLRGSANRTCQVNGRWSGQTAICDNGAGYCSNPGIPIGTRKVGSRYRLEDSVTYHCSRGLTLRGSQRRTCQEGGSWSGTEPSCQDSFMYDTPQEVAEAFLSSLTETIEGVDAEDGHSPGEQQKRRIVLDPSGSMNIYLVLDGSDSIGAGNFTGAKKCLVNLIEKVASYGVKPRYGLVTYATYPRIWVKVSDGDSSNADWVTKKLNEINYEDHKLKSGTNTKRALQAVYSMMSWPEDIPPEGWNRTRHVIILMTDGLHNMGGDPITVIDEIRDLLYIGKDRKNPREDYLDIYVFGVGPLVDDVNINALASKKDSEKHVFKVKDMENLEDVFFQMIDESQSLSLCGMVWEHRKGTDYHKQPWQAKISVTRPSKGHESCMGAVVSEYFVLTAAHCFTVDDKEHSIKVSVGGKKRDLEIEKVLFHPNYNISGKKEAGIPEFYDYDVALIKLKKKLNYDQTIRPICLPCTEGTTRALRLPPTTTCQQQKEELLPAQDIKALFVSEEEKKLTRKEVYIKNGDKKGSCERDAQYAPGYDKVKDISEVVTPRFLCTGGVSPYADPNTCRGDSGGPLIVHKRSRFIQVGVISWGVVDVCKNQKRQKQVPAHARDFHVNLFQVLPWLKEKLQDEDLGFL; encoded by the exons GTGTGACCACCACTCCATTGTCTTTGGCCCGGCCTCAAGGATCCTGCTCTCTGGAGGGGGTAGAGATCAAAGGTGGCTCCTTCCGACTTCTCCAAGAGGGCCAGGCACTGGAGTACATGTGTCCTTCTGGCTTCTACCCGTACCCTGTGCAGACACGTACCTGCAGATCCACGGGGTCCTGGAGCACCATGCAGACTCAAGATCAAAAGACTGTCAAGAAGGCAGAGTGCAGAG CAATCCGCTGTCCAAGACCACAGGACTTCGAGAACGGGGAATACAGGCCCCGGTCTCCCTACTACAATGTGAGTGATGAGATCTCTTTCCACTGCTATGACGGTTACACTCTCCGGGGCTCTGCCAATCGCACCTGCCAAGTGAATGGCCGGTGGAGTGGGCAGACAGCGATCTGTGACAACGGAG CGGGGTACTGCTCCAACCCAGGCATCCCCATTGGCACAAGGAAGGTGGGCAGCCGGTACCGCCTTGAAGACAGCGTCACCTACCACTGCAGCCGGGGGCTTACCCTGCGTGGCTCCCAGCGGCGAACGTGTCAGGAAGGTGGCTCTTGGAGTGGGACGGAGCCTTCCTGCCAAG ACTCCTTCATGTATGACACCCCTCAAGAGGTGGCCGAAGCTTTCCTGTCTTCCCTGACGGAGACCATAGAAGGAGTTGATGCCGAGGATGGGCACAGCCCAG GGGAACAACAGAAGCGGAGGATCGTCCTAGACCCTTCAGGCTCCATGAACATCTACCTGGTGCTAGATGGATCAGACAGCATTGGGGCCGGCAACTTCACAGGAGCCAAAAAGTGTCTAGTCAACTTAATTGAGAAG GTGGCAAGTTATGGTGTGAAGCCAAGATATGGTCTAGTGACATATGCCACATACCCCAGAATTTGGGTCAAAGTGTCTGACGGAGACAGCAGTAATGCAGACTGGGTCACGAAGAAGCTCAATGAAATCAATTATGAAG ACCACAAGTTGAAGTCAGGGACTAACACCAAGAGGGCCCTCCAGGCAGTGTACAGCATGATGAGTTGGCCAGAGGACATCCCTCCTGAAGGCTGGAACCGCACCCGCCATGTTATCATCCTCATGACCGATG GATTGCACAACATGGGCGGGGACCCAATTACTGTCATTGATGAGATCCGGGACTTGTTATACATCGGCAAGGATCGCAAAAACCCGAGGGAGGATTATCTGG aTATCTATGTGTTTGGGGTTGGACCTTTGGTGGATGACGTGAACATCAATGCTTTGGCTTCCAAGAAAGACAGTGAGAAACATGTGTTCAAAGTCAAGGATATGGAAAACCTGGAAGACGTTTTCTTCCAAATGATTG ATGAAAGCCAGTCTCTGAGTCTCTGTGGCATGGTTTGGGAACACAGGAAGGGTACTGATTACCACAAGCAACCATGGCAGGCCAAGATCTCAGTCACT CGCCCTTCGAAGGGACATGAGAGCTGTATGGGGGCTGTGGTGTCTGAGTACTTTGTGCTGACAGCAGCACATTGTTTTACTGTGGACGACAAGGAACACTCGATCAAGGTCAGCGTGG GAGGGAAGAAGCGGGACCTGGAGATAGAAAAAGTCCTATTTCACCCCAACTACAACATTAGTGGGAAAAAAGAAGCAGGAATTCCTGAATTTTATGACTATGACGTTGCCCTGATCAAGctcaagaaaaagttgaattatgACCAGACTATCAG GCCCATTTGTCTCCCCTGCACCGAGGGAACAACTCGAGCTTTGAGGCTTCCTCCAACTACCACTTGccagcaacaga AGGAAGAACTGCTCCCTGCACAGGATATCAAAGCTCTGTTTGTGTCTGAGGAGGAGAAGAAGCTGACTCGGAAGGAGGTCTACATCAAGAATGGGGATAAG AAAGGCAGCTGTGAGAGAGATGCTCAATATGCCCCAGGCTATGACAAAGTCAAGGACATCTCGGAGGTGGTCACCCCTCGGTTCCTTTGTACTGGAGGAGTGAGTCCCTATGCTGACCCCAATACTTGCAGAG GTGATTCTGGCGGCCCCTTGATAGTTCACAAGAGAAGTCGTTTCATTCAA GTCGGTGTAATCAGCTGGGGAGTAGTGGATGTCTGCAAAAACCAGAAGCGGCAAAAGCAGGTACCTGCTCACGCCCGAGACTTTCACGTCAACCTCTTCCAAGTGCTGCCCTGGCTGAAGGAGAAACTCCAAGATGAGGATTTAGGTTTTCTATAA
- the NELFE gene encoding negative elongation factor E — MLVIPPGLSEEEEALQKKFNKLKKKKKALLALKKQSSSSTTSQGGVKRSLSEQPVVDTATATEQAKQLVKSGAISAIKAETKNSGFKRSRTLEGKLKDPEKGPVPTFQPFQRSISADDDLQESSRRPQRKSLYESFVSSSDRLRELGPDGEEAEGPGAGDGPPRSFDWGYEERSGAHSSASPPRSHSRDRSHERNRDRDRDRERDRERDRDRDRERDRERDRDRDRDRDRDRDRERDRDRERERDRDRDRDREGPFRRSDSFPERRAPRKGNTLYVYGEDMTPTLLRGAFSPFGNIIDLSMDPPRNCAFVTYEKMESADQAVAELNGTQVESVQLKVNIARKQPMLDAATGKSVWGSLAVQNSPKGCHRDKRTQIVYSDDVYKENLVDGF; from the exons ATGTTGGTGATACCCCCCGGACTGAGCGAGGAAGAGGAGGCTCTGCAGAAGAAATTCAACAAACTCAAGAAAAAG AAAAAGGCATTGCTGGCTCTGAAGAAGCAAAGTAGCAGCAGTACAACCAGCCAAGGCGGTGTCAAACGCT CACTATCAGAGCAGCCTGTCGTGGACACAGCCACAGCAACAGAGCAGGCAAAGCAGCTGGTGAAGTCAGGAGCCATCAGTGCCATCAAGGCTGAGACCAAGAACTCAGGCTTCAAGCGTTCTCGGACCCTTGAGGGGAAGTTAAAG GACCCCGAGAAGGGACCAGTCCCCACTTTCCAGCCGTTCCAGAGGAGCATATCTGCTGATGATGACCTGCAAGAG TCATCTAGACGTCCCCAGAGGAAATCTCTGTATGAGAG CTTTGTGTCTTCTAGTGATCGACTTCGAGAACTAGGGCCAGATGGAGAAGAGGCAGAGGGCCCAGGGGCTGGTGATGGTCCCCCTCGAAGCTTTGACTGGGGCTATGAAGAACGCAGTGGTGcccactcctcagcctcccctccccgGAGCCACAGCCGGGACCGCAGCCATGAGAGGAACCGGGACAGAGACCGAGATCGGGAGCGGGATCGGGAGCGGGATCGAGACCGGGATCGAGAGAGAGACCGAGAGCGGGACAGGGATCGGGATCGGGATCGGGATCGAGATCGGGACCGGGAACGGGACAGGGATCGGGAGCGGGAGCGGGATCGAGACCGAGACCGAGACCGAGAGGGTCCTTTCCGCA GGTCGGACTCCTTCCCTGAACGGCGAGCCCCTAGGAAAGGGAATACTCTCTATGTATACGGAGAAGACATGACGCCTACCCTTCTCCGTGGGGCCTTCTCTCCTTTTGGAAACATCATTGACCTCTCCATGGACCCACCCAGAAA CTGTGCCTTCGTCACCTATGAAAAGATGGAGTCAGCAGATCAGGCCGTTGCTGAG CTCAACGGGACCCAGGTGGAGTCTGTACAGCTCAAAGTCAACATAGCCCGGAAACAGCCCATGCTGGATGCCGCTACTGGCAAGTCTGTCTGGGGCTCCCTCG CTGTCCAGAACAGCCCTAAGGGTTGCCACCGGGACAAGAGGACCCAGATTGTCTACAGTGATGACGTCTACAAGGAAAACCTTGTGGATGGCTTCTAG
- the SKIV2L gene encoding helicase SKI2W isoform X2 yields MMETERLVLPPPDPLDLPLRAVELGCTGRWELLNLPGAPESSLPHGLPPCAPDLQQEAEQLFLSSPAWLPLHGVEHSARKWQRKTDPWSLLAVLGAPVPSDLQAQRHPTTGQILGYKEVLLENTNLSATTSLSLRRPPGPASQSLWGNPTQYPFWPGGMDEPTITDLNTWEEAEEEIDFEKDLLTIPPGFKKGMDFAPKDRPTPAPGLLSLSYLLEPLDLGGGDEDENEAVGQPGGSRRDAVSASPCSTPLARASSLEDLVLKEASTAVSAPEAPEPPPQEQWAIPVDATSPVGDFYRLIPQPAFQWAFEPDVFQKQAILHLERHDSVFVAAHTSAGKTVVAEYAIALAQKHMTRTIYTSPIKALSNQKFRDFRNTFGDVGLLTGDVQLHPEASCLIMTTEILRSMLYSGSDVIRDLEWVIFDEVHYINDAERGVVWEEVLIMLPDHVSIILLSATVPNALEFADWIGRLKRRQIYVISTVTRPVPLEHYLFTGNSSKTQGELFLLLDSRGAFHTKGYYAAVEAKKERMSKHAQTFGAKQPTHQGGPAQDRGVYLSLLASLRTRAQLPVVVFTFSRGRCDEQASGLTSLDLTTSSEKSEIHLFLQRCLARLRGSDRQLPQVLHMSELLNRGLGVHHSGILPILKEIVEMLFSRGLVKVLFATETFAMGVNMPARTVVFDSMRKHDGSTFRDLLPGEYVQMAGRAGRRGLDPTGTVILLCKGRVPEMADLHRMMMGKPSQLQSQFRLTYTMILNLLRVDALRVEDMMKRSFSEFPSRKDSKAHEQALAELTKRLGSLEEPDMTGQLVDLPEYYGWGEELTETQHMIQRRIMESVNGLKSLSAGRVVVVKNQEHRNALGVILQVSSNSTSRVFTTLVLCDKPLSQDPQNRGPATPEVPYPDDLVGFKLFLPEGPCHHTVVKLQPGDMAAITTKVLRVNGEKILEDFSKRQQPKFKKDPPLAAVTTAVQELLRLAQAHPAGPPTLDPVNDLQLKDVSVVEGGLRARKLEELIRGAQCVHSPRFPAQSTPAKGQGEG; encoded by the exons ATGATGGAGACAGAGCGACTCG TGCTACCTCCTCCAGATCCCCTGGACCTACCCCTTCGGGCCGTGGAGCTCGGATGCACGGGTCGCTGGGAGCTGCTGAACTTGCCTGGAGCTCCAGAGAGCAGC CTTCCCCATGGCCTCCCTCCCTGTGCCCCAGATCTGCAGCAAGAAGCAGAACAGTTGTTTCTGTCATCCCCAGCCTGGCTGCCTCTGCATGGTGTGGAGCACTCAGCCCG aaaatggcAGAGGAAGACGGATCCCTGGTCTCTTTTGGCTGTCCTGGGAGCCCCAGTCCCATCTGACCTACAGGCCCAAAGACACCCAACCACAGGCCAGATACTGGGTTACAAAGAG GTCTTGCTGGAGAACACAAATCTCTCGGCCACAACCTCCTTGTCTCTTCGCCGGCCTCCAGGGCCAGCCTCCCAGTCCTTATGGGGAAATCCAACTCAGTATCCCTTCTGGCCAG GGGGGATGGATGAACCCACCATAACAGATCTGAACAcatgggaggaggctgaggaggagataGACTTTGAGAAAG ATCTTCTTACTATTCCACCTGGTTTCAAGAAAGGCATGGACTTTGCACCAAAAG ATCGTCCAACTCCAGCGCCTGGACTGCTAAGCCTTAGCTATCTGTTGGAGCCTCTGGATTTGGGTGGGGGTGACGAGGATGAGAATGAGGCAGTGGGACAGCCAGGAGGTTCCAGAAGGGACGCTGTTTCAGCCTCTCCCTGCAGTACTCCCCTGGCCCGAGCAAGCAGTTTGGAGGACCTAGTGTTGAAG GAAGCGTCCACAGCTGTATCCGCCCCAGAAGCCCCAGAGCCTCCACCTCAGGAGCAGTGGGCCATACCTGTGGATGCCACCTCCCCCGTTGGTGATTTCTATCGCCTCATTCCCCAGCCAGCCTTCCAG TGGGCATTTGAGCCAGATGTATTTCAGAAACAGGCCATCCTGCACTTGGAGCGGCATGACTCTGTCTTTGTTGCAGCTCACACATCTGCAGGAAAAACAGTTGTGGCTGAATATGCCATTGCCCTGGCCCAGAAACACATGACACG CACCATCTACACTTCGCCCATCAAGGCCCTGAGCAACCAGAAGTTCCGGGACTTCCGAAACACGTTTGGGGATGTGGGGTTGCTCACTGGGGATGTGCAACTGCACCCGGAGGCCTCCTGCCTCATCATGACCACAGAGATCCTTCG CTCCATGCTGTACAGTGGCTCAGATGTTATTCGGGACCTGGAGTGGGTCATCTTTGATGAGGTTCACTATATCAACGATGCCGAG CGTGGGGTCGTGTGGGAGGAGGTGCTCATCATGCTCCCTGACCACGTTTCTATCATCCTTCTGAGTGCCACCGTCCCCAACGCCCTTGAGTTTGCTGACTGGATTGG GCGACTGAAGCGTCGTCAGATCTATGTGATTAGCACTGTAACCCGCCCCGTGCCCCTGGAGCACTATCTTTTCACAGGGAACAGCTCCAAGACCCAGGGGGAACTCTTTTTGTTGCTGGACTCCCGAGGAGCCTTCCATACAAAAGG GTACTATGCAGCTGTGGAGGCCAAGAAGGAGAGAATGAGCAAACACGCCCAGACCTTTGGGGCCAAGCAGCCCACACATCAGGGGGGTCCTGCACAG gACCGCGGAGTGTACCTGTCCCTCCTGGCCTCCCTCCGCACACGGGCCCAGTTGCCTGTGGTGGTGTTCACCTTCTCCCGGGGCCGCTGTGATGAGCAGGCCTCAGGCCTCACCTCCCTTGACCTCACCACCAGTTCAGAGAAGAGTGAGATCCACCTCTTCCTGCAGCGCTGCCTTGCTCGCCTCCGTGGCTCTGATCGCCAGCTGCCCCAg GTCCTGCACATGTCAGAGCTCCTGAATCGTGGCCTGGGTGTGCACCATAGCGGCATCCTGCCCATCCTCAAGGAGATTGTGGAGATGCTCTTCAGCCGTGGCCTGGTCAAG GTCTTGTTTGCCACAGAGACCTTTGCCATGGGAGTAAACATGCCGGCTCGTACAGTAGTATTTGACTCCATGCGCAAGCACGATGGCTCCACCTTCCGGGACCTGCTCCCTGGGGAGTATGTGCAGATGGCAGGCCGGGCAGGGCGGAGGGGCCTGGACCCCACAGGCACCGTTATCCTGCTCTGCAAGGGCCGAGTGCCCGAGATGGCAGACCTGCACCGCATGATGATG GGGAAGCCATCCCAGCTGCAGTCCCAGTTCCGCCTCACGTACACTATGATCCTCAACTTGCTGCGGGTGGATGCCCTCAGGGTGGAGGACATGATGAAGAGGAGCTTCTCCGAGTTTCCCTCCCGCAAGGACAGCAAG GCCCATGAACAAGCCCTGGCCGAACTGACCAAGAGGCTGGGGTCTTTGGAGGAGCCTGACATGACTGGCCAACTGGTCGACCTGCCTGAATATTACGGCTGGGGGGAGGAACTGACAGAGACCCAGCACATGATTCAG CGACGCATCATGGAGTCTGTGAACGGGTTGAAGTCTCTCTCAGCAGGAAGGGTGGTGGTTGTGAAGAATCAGGAGCATCGCAACGCACTGGGAGTGATCCTACAG GTCTCCTCGAACTCCACCAGCAGAGTATTCACAACCCTGGTCTTGTGTGATAAGCCCTTGTCCCAGGACCCACAGAACAGGGGGCCGGCCACTCCAGAGGTGCCCTATCCAGATGACCTCGTGGGATTCAAGCTGTTCCTGCCTGAAG GGCCTTGTCACCACACCGTGGTCAAGCTCCAGCCAGGAGATATGGCTGCCATCACCACCAAAGTGCTCCGGGTGAATGGGGAGAAGATCTTGGAGGACTTCAGCAAGAGGCAGCAGCCAAAATTCAA gaaggatcctccccttgCAGCTGTGACCACTGCTGTCCAGGAACTACTGCGTCTGGCTCAGGCTCACCCAGCTGGACCCCCCACCCTTGACCCTGTCAATGACCTGCAGCTCAAAGATGTGTCAGTTGTAGAGGGTGGGCTCCGGGCCCGGAAGCTGGAGGAGCTGATCCGGGGGGCTCAGTGTGTACACAGCCCCCGTTTTCCTGCCCAG TCCACCCCTGCTAAGGGGCAAGGAGAAGGCTGA
- the SKIV2L gene encoding helicase SKI2W isoform X1: MMETERLVLPPPDPLDLPLRAVELGCTGRWELLNLPGAPESSLPHGLPPCAPDLQQEAEQLFLSSPAWLPLHGVEHSARKWQRKTDPWSLLAVLGAPVPSDLQAQRHPTTGQILGYKEVLLENTNLSATTSLSLRRPPGPASQSLWGNPTQYPFWPGGMDEPTITDLNTWEEAEEEIDFEKDLLTIPPGFKKGMDFAPKDRPTPAPGLLSLSYLLEPLDLGGGDEDENEAVGQPGGSRRDAVSASPCSTPLARASSLEDLVLKEASTAVSAPEAPEPPPQEQWAIPVDATSPVGDFYRLIPQPAFQWAFEPDVFQKQAILHLERHDSVFVAAHTSAGKTVVAEYAIALAQKHMTRTIYTSPIKALSNQKFRDFRNTFGDVGLLTGDVQLHPEASCLIMTTEILRSMLYSGSDVIRDLEWVIFDEVHYINDAERGVVWEEVLIMLPDHVSIILLSATVPNALEFADWIGRLKRRQIYVISTVTRPVPLEHYLFTGNSSKTQGELFLLLDSRGAFHTKGYYAAVEAKKERMSKHAQTFGAKQPTHQGGPAQDRGVYLSLLASLRTRAQLPVVVFTFSRGRCDEQASGLTSLDLTTSSEKSEIHLFLQRCLARLRGSDRQLPQVLHMSELLNRGLGVHHSGILPILKEIVEMLFSRGLVKVLFATETFAMGVNMPARTVVFDSMRKHDGSTFRDLLPGEYVQMAGRAGRRGLDPTGTVILLCKGRVPEMADLHRMMMGKPSQLQSQFRLTYTMILNLLRVDALRVEDMMKRSFSEFPSRKDSKAHEQALAELTKRLGSLEEPDMTGQLVDLPEYYGWGEELTETQHMIQRRIMESVNGLKSLSAGRVVVVKNQEHRNALGVILQVSSNSTSRVFTTLVLCDKPLSQDPQNRGPATPEVPYPDDLVGFKLFLPEGPCHHTVVKLQPGDMAAITTKVLRVNGEKILEDFSKRQQPKFKKDPPLAAVTTAVQELLRLAQAHPAGPPTLDPVNDLQLKDVSVVEGGLRARKLEELIRGAQCVHSPRFPAQYLKLRERMQIQKEMERLRFLLSDQSLLLLPEYHQRVEVLRTLGYVDEAGTVKLAGRVACAMSSHELLLTELMFDNALSTLRPEEIAALLSGLVCQSPGDAGDQLPNTLKQGIERVRAVAKRIGEVQVACGLNQTVEEFVGELNFGLVEVVYEWARGMPFSELAGLSGTPEGLVVRCIQRLAEMCRSLRGAARLVGEPVLGAKMETAATLLRRDIVFAASLYTQ, translated from the exons ATGATGGAGACAGAGCGACTCG TGCTACCTCCTCCAGATCCCCTGGACCTACCCCTTCGGGCCGTGGAGCTCGGATGCACGGGTCGCTGGGAGCTGCTGAACTTGCCTGGAGCTCCAGAGAGCAGC CTTCCCCATGGCCTCCCTCCCTGTGCCCCAGATCTGCAGCAAGAAGCAGAACAGTTGTTTCTGTCATCCCCAGCCTGGCTGCCTCTGCATGGTGTGGAGCACTCAGCCCG aaaatggcAGAGGAAGACGGATCCCTGGTCTCTTTTGGCTGTCCTGGGAGCCCCAGTCCCATCTGACCTACAGGCCCAAAGACACCCAACCACAGGCCAGATACTGGGTTACAAAGAG GTCTTGCTGGAGAACACAAATCTCTCGGCCACAACCTCCTTGTCTCTTCGCCGGCCTCCAGGGCCAGCCTCCCAGTCCTTATGGGGAAATCCAACTCAGTATCCCTTCTGGCCAG GGGGGATGGATGAACCCACCATAACAGATCTGAACAcatgggaggaggctgaggaggagataGACTTTGAGAAAG ATCTTCTTACTATTCCACCTGGTTTCAAGAAAGGCATGGACTTTGCACCAAAAG ATCGTCCAACTCCAGCGCCTGGACTGCTAAGCCTTAGCTATCTGTTGGAGCCTCTGGATTTGGGTGGGGGTGACGAGGATGAGAATGAGGCAGTGGGACAGCCAGGAGGTTCCAGAAGGGACGCTGTTTCAGCCTCTCCCTGCAGTACTCCCCTGGCCCGAGCAAGCAGTTTGGAGGACCTAGTGTTGAAG GAAGCGTCCACAGCTGTATCCGCCCCAGAAGCCCCAGAGCCTCCACCTCAGGAGCAGTGGGCCATACCTGTGGATGCCACCTCCCCCGTTGGTGATTTCTATCGCCTCATTCCCCAGCCAGCCTTCCAG TGGGCATTTGAGCCAGATGTATTTCAGAAACAGGCCATCCTGCACTTGGAGCGGCATGACTCTGTCTTTGTTGCAGCTCACACATCTGCAGGAAAAACAGTTGTGGCTGAATATGCCATTGCCCTGGCCCAGAAACACATGACACG CACCATCTACACTTCGCCCATCAAGGCCCTGAGCAACCAGAAGTTCCGGGACTTCCGAAACACGTTTGGGGATGTGGGGTTGCTCACTGGGGATGTGCAACTGCACCCGGAGGCCTCCTGCCTCATCATGACCACAGAGATCCTTCG CTCCATGCTGTACAGTGGCTCAGATGTTATTCGGGACCTGGAGTGGGTCATCTTTGATGAGGTTCACTATATCAACGATGCCGAG CGTGGGGTCGTGTGGGAGGAGGTGCTCATCATGCTCCCTGACCACGTTTCTATCATCCTTCTGAGTGCCACCGTCCCCAACGCCCTTGAGTTTGCTGACTGGATTGG GCGACTGAAGCGTCGTCAGATCTATGTGATTAGCACTGTAACCCGCCCCGTGCCCCTGGAGCACTATCTTTTCACAGGGAACAGCTCCAAGACCCAGGGGGAACTCTTTTTGTTGCTGGACTCCCGAGGAGCCTTCCATACAAAAGG GTACTATGCAGCTGTGGAGGCCAAGAAGGAGAGAATGAGCAAACACGCCCAGACCTTTGGGGCCAAGCAGCCCACACATCAGGGGGGTCCTGCACAG gACCGCGGAGTGTACCTGTCCCTCCTGGCCTCCCTCCGCACACGGGCCCAGTTGCCTGTGGTGGTGTTCACCTTCTCCCGGGGCCGCTGTGATGAGCAGGCCTCAGGCCTCACCTCCCTTGACCTCACCACCAGTTCAGAGAAGAGTGAGATCCACCTCTTCCTGCAGCGCTGCCTTGCTCGCCTCCGTGGCTCTGATCGCCAGCTGCCCCAg GTCCTGCACATGTCAGAGCTCCTGAATCGTGGCCTGGGTGTGCACCATAGCGGCATCCTGCCCATCCTCAAGGAGATTGTGGAGATGCTCTTCAGCCGTGGCCTGGTCAAG GTCTTGTTTGCCACAGAGACCTTTGCCATGGGAGTAAACATGCCGGCTCGTACAGTAGTATTTGACTCCATGCGCAAGCACGATGGCTCCACCTTCCGGGACCTGCTCCCTGGGGAGTATGTGCAGATGGCAGGCCGGGCAGGGCGGAGGGGCCTGGACCCCACAGGCACCGTTATCCTGCTCTGCAAGGGCCGAGTGCCCGAGATGGCAGACCTGCACCGCATGATGATG GGGAAGCCATCCCAGCTGCAGTCCCAGTTCCGCCTCACGTACACTATGATCCTCAACTTGCTGCGGGTGGATGCCCTCAGGGTGGAGGACATGATGAAGAGGAGCTTCTCCGAGTTTCCCTCCCGCAAGGACAGCAAG GCCCATGAACAAGCCCTGGCCGAACTGACCAAGAGGCTGGGGTCTTTGGAGGAGCCTGACATGACTGGCCAACTGGTCGACCTGCCTGAATATTACGGCTGGGGGGAGGAACTGACAGAGACCCAGCACATGATTCAG CGACGCATCATGGAGTCTGTGAACGGGTTGAAGTCTCTCTCAGCAGGAAGGGTGGTGGTTGTGAAGAATCAGGAGCATCGCAACGCACTGGGAGTGATCCTACAG GTCTCCTCGAACTCCACCAGCAGAGTATTCACAACCCTGGTCTTGTGTGATAAGCCCTTGTCCCAGGACCCACAGAACAGGGGGCCGGCCACTCCAGAGGTGCCCTATCCAGATGACCTCGTGGGATTCAAGCTGTTCCTGCCTGAAG GGCCTTGTCACCACACCGTGGTCAAGCTCCAGCCAGGAGATATGGCTGCCATCACCACCAAAGTGCTCCGGGTGAATGGGGAGAAGATCTTGGAGGACTTCAGCAAGAGGCAGCAGCCAAAATTCAA gaaggatcctccccttgCAGCTGTGACCACTGCTGTCCAGGAACTACTGCGTCTGGCTCAGGCTCACCCAGCTGGACCCCCCACCCTTGACCCTGTCAATGACCTGCAGCTCAAAGATGTGTCAGTTGTAGAGGGTGGGCTCCGGGCCCGGAAGCTGGAGGAGCTGATCCGGGGGGCTCAGTGTGTACACAGCCCCCGTTTTCCTGCCCAG TACCTGAAGCTGCGAGAGCGAATGCAGATACAGAAGGAGATGGAGCGGCTGCGCTTCCTACTGTCAGATCAGTCACTGCTGCTGCTTCCTGAGTACCACCAGCGAGTAGAG GTGCTCCGAACCCTGGGTTACGTGGACGAGGCGGGCACCGTGAAGCTGGCAGGGCGGGTGGCTTGTGCCATGAGCAGCCATGAGTTGCTCCTCACTGAGCTCATGTTTGACAATGCACTAAGCACCCTGCGGCCTGAGGAGATTGCTGCCTTGCTCTCTGGCCTGGTCTGCCAGAGCCCTGGGGATGCTGGGGATCAGCTCCCAAATACCCTCAAGCAG GGAATAGAACGTGTCCGGGCTGTGGCCAAGCGGATTGGTGAGGTCCAGGTGGCTTGTGGCCTGAACCAGACGGTGGAGGAATTTGTGGGCGAGCTGAATTTTGGGCTAGTCGAGGTTGTGTATGAGTGGGCCCGGGGCATG CCCTTCTCCGAGTTGGCAGGGCTCTCAGGGACCCCCGAGGGCCTGGTGGTCCGCTGCATTCAGCGCCTGGCTGAGATGTGTCGCTCACTGCGGGGGGCAGCCCGCCTAGTAGGAGAGCCTGTGCTGGGTGCCAAGATGGAGACAGCGGCTACCTTGCTACGGCGGGACATCGTATTTGCGGCCAGCCTCTACACCCAGTGA